In the Solanum pennellii chromosome 5, SPENNV200 genome, one interval contains:
- the LOC107019795 gene encoding protein NSP-INTERACTING KINASE 1-like isoform X2: MFSPVGVTYEVQALMEIKNSLHDPLGVLNWDESSVDPCSWNTISCSSDKFVIGLACPSQSLSGKISPYIHNLTHLNLLLLQSNNITGPIPTELGMLQKLNTIDLSDNQLTGKIPSSLAQLKSLQYLRLNNNSLSGAVPLEFSNMTQLTLLDLSFNNLSGPVPRLLAKTFNLLGNPIICATGKEPECNGTTTSMPLPFTLNNSQNAQPFGRSKTHKIALAFGTSLGCICLLIIGFGIFLWWRQKHNKQIFFDINEQHHEQVCLGNLRRFQFRELQVATNNFSNKKILGKGGFGNVYKGCLSDGTIVAVKRLKDGNAIGGDKQFQTEVEMISLAVHRNLLRLYGFSMTPTERLLVYPYMSNGSVASRLKAKPPLDWTTRKRIALGAARGLLYLHEQCDPKIIHRDVKAANILLDDDCEAVVGDFGLAKLLDHRDSHVTTAVRGTVGHIAPEYLSTGQSSDKTDVFGFGILLLELISGQRALEFGKAANQKGVMLDWVKKIHLEKKLDLLVSKDLKDKYDRIELEEMVQVALICTQYHPSHRPKMSEVVRMLEGDGLAEKWEASQRAESTRCRANEFSSSERYSDLTDDSSLLVQAMELSGPR; the protein is encoded by the exons atgttttcccCTGTTGGTGTTACTTATGAAG TGCAAGCTTTAATGGAGATCAAGAACTCATTACATGATCCACTTGGTGTTTTGAATTGGGATGAAAGTTCTGTTGATCCATGTAGCTGGAATACGATCAGTTGTTCAAGtgataaatttgtcattggctT GGCTTGTCCAAGCCAAAGTTTGTCTGGGAAAATATCACCATACATTCATAACTTGACTCACTTGAATCTACT gCTTCTGCAGAGCAATAATATAACAGGACCAATTCCAACTGAACTTGGAATGCTTCAGAAACTTAATACAATTGATCTTTCTGATAATCAACTCACTGGGAAAATCCCTTCATCTTTAGCTCAATTGAAAAGCCTTCAATACTT GAGACTAAACAATAATAGTCTTAGTGGAGCTGTTCCCTTGGAATTTTCCAATATGACTCAACTTACTCTTCT agACTTGTCTTTTAATAATTTGAGTGGTCCTGTGCCAAGGCTTCTAGCTAAAACATTCAA CCTTTTGGGAAATCCTATTATATGTGCAACTGGAAAAGAACCAGAATGCAATGGGACAACAACATCCATGCCTTTGCCCTTCACTTTGAACAACTCACAAA ATGCTCAGCCTTTTGGAAGATCTAAAACTCACAAAATTGCCTTAGCCTTTGGGACAAGTCTTGGATGCATCTGCCTACTAATTATTGGGTTTGGTATCTTTCTGTGGTGGAGACAAAAGCATAACAAGCAAATTTTCTTTGACATCAATG AACAACATCATGAACAAGTGTGTTTGGGAAACTTGAGGAGGTTCCAATTTAGGGAACTTCAAGTTGCCACAAACAACTTCAGTAACAAGAAGATACTGGGAAAAGGCGGTTTTGGAAACGTGTACAAAGGTTGTCTTAGTGATGGCACAATTGTTGCTGTAAAAAGGCTCAAAGATGGAAATGCAATCGGAGGAGACAAACAGTTCCAAACAGAAGTTGAAATGATCAGCTTGGCAGTGCATCGCAATCTCCTACGTTTGTATGGGTTCTCCATGACACCAACTGAAAGGCTTCTGGTTTATCCTTACATGTCTAATGGAAGCGTTGCTTCTCGTCTCAAAG CCAAGCCACCATTGGACTGGACTACAAGAAAAAGAATTGCATTAGGAGCTGCGAGAGGTTTACTATATCTACATGAGCAGTGTGATCCAAAGATTATCCACAGGGATGTGAAGGCAGCAAACATATTGCTCGACGATGACTGTGAGGCTGTCGTGGGAGATTTTGGATTGGCAAAGCTATTGGATCATCGCGATTCACATGTCACAACTGCAGTTAGGGGAACAGTAGGACATATAGCTCCTGAGTATCTCTCTACAGGACAGTCCTCTGATAAAACAGATGTTTTCGGGTTTGGAATTCTCCTGCTAGAGTTGATATCTGGCCAGAGAGCTCTTGAATTTGGTAAAGCAGCAAATCAGAAAGGTGTTATGCTTGATTGG GTGAAGAAGATTCACCTGGAGAAAAAGCTTGATTTGCTGGTGAGCAAGGACTTAAAGGACAAATATGATCGCATCGAGCTTGAGGAAATGGTACAAGTAGCTCTAATATGCACTCAGTATCACCCTAGTCATAGACCAAAAATGTCAGAAGTGGTAAGAATGCTCGAAGGAGACGGACTTGCAGAGAAATGGGAAGCTTCACAAAGAGCAGAATCTACGCGATGCAGAGCCAATGAGTTCTCGTCTTCAGAAAGATATTCTGATCTTACTGATGATTCTTCATTGCTTGTTCAAGCAATGGAATTATCAGGACCAAGGTGA
- the LOC107019795 gene encoding protein NSP-INTERACTING KINASE 1-like isoform X1: METRSVFGFVVLLSFLVYSNAMLTPGGVNYEVQALMEIKNSLHDPLGVLNWDESSVDPCSWNTISCSSDKFVIGLACPSQSLSGKISPYIHNLTHLNLLLLQSNNITGPIPTELGMLQKLNTIDLSDNQLTGKIPSSLAQLKSLQYLRLNNNSLSGAVPLEFSNMTQLTLLDLSFNNLSGPVPRLLAKTFNLLGNPIICATGKEPECNGTTTSMPLPFTLNNSQNAQPFGRSKTHKIALAFGTSLGCICLLIIGFGIFLWWRQKHNKQIFFDINEQHHEQVCLGNLRRFQFRELQVATNNFSNKKILGKGGFGNVYKGCLSDGTIVAVKRLKDGNAIGGDKQFQTEVEMISLAVHRNLLRLYGFSMTPTERLLVYPYMSNGSVASRLKAKPPLDWTTRKRIALGAARGLLYLHEQCDPKIIHRDVKAANILLDDDCEAVVGDFGLAKLLDHRDSHVTTAVRGTVGHIAPEYLSTGQSSDKTDVFGFGILLLELISGQRALEFGKAANQKGVMLDWVKKIHLEKKLDLLVSKDLKDKYDRIELEEMVQVALICTQYHPSHRPKMSEVVRMLEGDGLAEKWEASQRAESTRCRANEFSSSERYSDLTDDSSLLVQAMELSGPR, translated from the exons ATGGAAACAAGAAGTGTTTTTGGTTTTGTGGTGTTGTTGAGTTTCTTGGTTTACTCTAATGCTATGCTTACTCCTGGTGGTGTTAATTATGAAG TGCAAGCTTTAATGGAGATCAAGAACTCATTACATGATCCACTTGGTGTTTTGAATTGGGATGAAAGTTCTGTTGATCCATGTAGCTGGAATACGATCAGTTGTTCAAGtgataaatttgtcattggctT GGCTTGTCCAAGCCAAAGTTTGTCTGGGAAAATATCACCATACATTCATAACTTGACTCACTTGAATCTACT gCTTCTGCAGAGCAATAATATAACAGGACCAATTCCAACTGAACTTGGAATGCTTCAGAAACTTAATACAATTGATCTTTCTGATAATCAACTCACTGGGAAAATCCCTTCATCTTTAGCTCAATTGAAAAGCCTTCAATACTT GAGACTAAACAATAATAGTCTTAGTGGAGCTGTTCCCTTGGAATTTTCCAATATGACTCAACTTACTCTTCT agACTTGTCTTTTAATAATTTGAGTGGTCCTGTGCCAAGGCTTCTAGCTAAAACATTCAA CCTTTTGGGAAATCCTATTATATGTGCAACTGGAAAAGAACCAGAATGCAATGGGACAACAACATCCATGCCTTTGCCCTTCACTTTGAACAACTCACAAA ATGCTCAGCCTTTTGGAAGATCTAAAACTCACAAAATTGCCTTAGCCTTTGGGACAAGTCTTGGATGCATCTGCCTACTAATTATTGGGTTTGGTATCTTTCTGTGGTGGAGACAAAAGCATAACAAGCAAATTTTCTTTGACATCAATG AACAACATCATGAACAAGTGTGTTTGGGAAACTTGAGGAGGTTCCAATTTAGGGAACTTCAAGTTGCCACAAACAACTTCAGTAACAAGAAGATACTGGGAAAAGGCGGTTTTGGAAACGTGTACAAAGGTTGTCTTAGTGATGGCACAATTGTTGCTGTAAAAAGGCTCAAAGATGGAAATGCAATCGGAGGAGACAAACAGTTCCAAACAGAAGTTGAAATGATCAGCTTGGCAGTGCATCGCAATCTCCTACGTTTGTATGGGTTCTCCATGACACCAACTGAAAGGCTTCTGGTTTATCCTTACATGTCTAATGGAAGCGTTGCTTCTCGTCTCAAAG CCAAGCCACCATTGGACTGGACTACAAGAAAAAGAATTGCATTAGGAGCTGCGAGAGGTTTACTATATCTACATGAGCAGTGTGATCCAAAGATTATCCACAGGGATGTGAAGGCAGCAAACATATTGCTCGACGATGACTGTGAGGCTGTCGTGGGAGATTTTGGATTGGCAAAGCTATTGGATCATCGCGATTCACATGTCACAACTGCAGTTAGGGGAACAGTAGGACATATAGCTCCTGAGTATCTCTCTACAGGACAGTCCTCTGATAAAACAGATGTTTTCGGGTTTGGAATTCTCCTGCTAGAGTTGATATCTGGCCAGAGAGCTCTTGAATTTGGTAAAGCAGCAAATCAGAAAGGTGTTATGCTTGATTGG GTGAAGAAGATTCACCTGGAGAAAAAGCTTGATTTGCTGGTGAGCAAGGACTTAAAGGACAAATATGATCGCATCGAGCTTGAGGAAATGGTACAAGTAGCTCTAATATGCACTCAGTATCACCCTAGTCATAGACCAAAAATGTCAGAAGTGGTAAGAATGCTCGAAGGAGACGGACTTGCAGAGAAATGGGAAGCTTCACAAAGAGCAGAATCTACGCGATGCAGAGCCAATGAGTTCTCGTCTTCAGAAAGATATTCTGATCTTACTGATGATTCTTCATTGCTTGTTCAAGCAATGGAATTATCAGGACCAAGGTGA
- the LOC107019795 gene encoding protein NSP-INTERACTING KINASE 1-like isoform X3, with the protein MEIKNSLHDPLGVLNWDESSVDPCSWNTISCSSDKFVIGLACPSQSLSGKISPYIHNLTHLNLLLLQSNNITGPIPTELGMLQKLNTIDLSDNQLTGKIPSSLAQLKSLQYLRLNNNSLSGAVPLEFSNMTQLTLLDLSFNNLSGPVPRLLAKTFNLLGNPIICATGKEPECNGTTTSMPLPFTLNNSQNAQPFGRSKTHKIALAFGTSLGCICLLIIGFGIFLWWRQKHNKQIFFDINEQHHEQVCLGNLRRFQFRELQVATNNFSNKKILGKGGFGNVYKGCLSDGTIVAVKRLKDGNAIGGDKQFQTEVEMISLAVHRNLLRLYGFSMTPTERLLVYPYMSNGSVASRLKAKPPLDWTTRKRIALGAARGLLYLHEQCDPKIIHRDVKAANILLDDDCEAVVGDFGLAKLLDHRDSHVTTAVRGTVGHIAPEYLSTGQSSDKTDVFGFGILLLELISGQRALEFGKAANQKGVMLDWVKKIHLEKKLDLLVSKDLKDKYDRIELEEMVQVALICTQYHPSHRPKMSEVVRMLEGDGLAEKWEASQRAESTRCRANEFSSSERYSDLTDDSSLLVQAMELSGPR; encoded by the exons ATGGAGATCAAGAACTCATTACATGATCCACTTGGTGTTTTGAATTGGGATGAAAGTTCTGTTGATCCATGTAGCTGGAATACGATCAGTTGTTCAAGtgataaatttgtcattggctT GGCTTGTCCAAGCCAAAGTTTGTCTGGGAAAATATCACCATACATTCATAACTTGACTCACTTGAATCTACT gCTTCTGCAGAGCAATAATATAACAGGACCAATTCCAACTGAACTTGGAATGCTTCAGAAACTTAATACAATTGATCTTTCTGATAATCAACTCACTGGGAAAATCCCTTCATCTTTAGCTCAATTGAAAAGCCTTCAATACTT GAGACTAAACAATAATAGTCTTAGTGGAGCTGTTCCCTTGGAATTTTCCAATATGACTCAACTTACTCTTCT agACTTGTCTTTTAATAATTTGAGTGGTCCTGTGCCAAGGCTTCTAGCTAAAACATTCAA CCTTTTGGGAAATCCTATTATATGTGCAACTGGAAAAGAACCAGAATGCAATGGGACAACAACATCCATGCCTTTGCCCTTCACTTTGAACAACTCACAAA ATGCTCAGCCTTTTGGAAGATCTAAAACTCACAAAATTGCCTTAGCCTTTGGGACAAGTCTTGGATGCATCTGCCTACTAATTATTGGGTTTGGTATCTTTCTGTGGTGGAGACAAAAGCATAACAAGCAAATTTTCTTTGACATCAATG AACAACATCATGAACAAGTGTGTTTGGGAAACTTGAGGAGGTTCCAATTTAGGGAACTTCAAGTTGCCACAAACAACTTCAGTAACAAGAAGATACTGGGAAAAGGCGGTTTTGGAAACGTGTACAAAGGTTGTCTTAGTGATGGCACAATTGTTGCTGTAAAAAGGCTCAAAGATGGAAATGCAATCGGAGGAGACAAACAGTTCCAAACAGAAGTTGAAATGATCAGCTTGGCAGTGCATCGCAATCTCCTACGTTTGTATGGGTTCTCCATGACACCAACTGAAAGGCTTCTGGTTTATCCTTACATGTCTAATGGAAGCGTTGCTTCTCGTCTCAAAG CCAAGCCACCATTGGACTGGACTACAAGAAAAAGAATTGCATTAGGAGCTGCGAGAGGTTTACTATATCTACATGAGCAGTGTGATCCAAAGATTATCCACAGGGATGTGAAGGCAGCAAACATATTGCTCGACGATGACTGTGAGGCTGTCGTGGGAGATTTTGGATTGGCAAAGCTATTGGATCATCGCGATTCACATGTCACAACTGCAGTTAGGGGAACAGTAGGACATATAGCTCCTGAGTATCTCTCTACAGGACAGTCCTCTGATAAAACAGATGTTTTCGGGTTTGGAATTCTCCTGCTAGAGTTGATATCTGGCCAGAGAGCTCTTGAATTTGGTAAAGCAGCAAATCAGAAAGGTGTTATGCTTGATTGG GTGAAGAAGATTCACCTGGAGAAAAAGCTTGATTTGCTGGTGAGCAAGGACTTAAAGGACAAATATGATCGCATCGAGCTTGAGGAAATGGTACAAGTAGCTCTAATATGCACTCAGTATCACCCTAGTCATAGACCAAAAATGTCAGAAGTGGTAAGAATGCTCGAAGGAGACGGACTTGCAGAGAAATGGGAAGCTTCACAAAGAGCAGAATCTACGCGATGCAGAGCCAATGAGTTCTCGTCTTCAGAAAGATATTCTGATCTTACTGATGATTCTTCATTGCTTGTTCAAGCAATGGAATTATCAGGACCAAGGTGA
- the LOC107019800 gene encoding S-adenosylmethionine decarboxylase proenzyme, producing the protein MEMDLPVSAIGFEGFEKRLEISFVEPGLFADPNGKGLRSLTKAQLDEILGPAECTIVDNLSNDYVDSYVLSESSLFVYSYKIIIKTCGTTKLLLAIPPILRLAETLSLKVQDVRYTRGSFIFPGAQSFPHRHFSEEVAVLDGYFGKLAAGSKAVIMGNPDKTQKWHVYSASAGTVQCNDPVYTLEMCMTGLNREKASVFYKTEESSAAHMTVRSGIRKILPKSEICDFEFEPCGYSMNSIEGAAVSTIHITPEDGFSYASFESVGYDPKTTELGPLVERVLACFEPAEFSIALHADVATKLLERVCSVDVKGYSLAEWSPEEFGKGGSIVYQKFTRTPYCESPKSVLKGCWKEEEKEGKE; encoded by the coding sequence ATGGAAATGGACTTGCCAGTTTCTGCCATTGGTTTTGAAGGTTTTGAAAAGAGGCTCGAAATTTCTTTCGTCGAGCCTGGTCTGTTTGCTGATCCTAATGGAAAAGGACTTCGATCTCTCACAAAGGCACAGTTGGATGAAATTCTCGGACCTGCTGAGTGCACCATTGTTGATAACCTGTCAAATGACTATGTTGATTCCTATGTGCTGTCCGAGTCGAGCCTCTTCGTTTATTCTTACAAGATAATCATCAAAACATGTGGCACCACAAAGCTGCTTCTTGCAATTCCGCCCATTCTGAGGTTGGCTGAGACCTTGTCTCTCAAAGTACAAGACGTGAGGTATACCCGTGGGAGCTTCATTTTCCCTGGTGCTCAATCGTTTCCTCACCGCCACTTTTCTGAAGAAGTTGCTGTCCTCGATGGATATTTTGGAAAGCTTGCTGCCGGTAGCAAGGCTGTGATTATGGGAAATCCCGACAAAACACAGAAATGGCATGTTTACTCTGCCTCAGCTGGGACTGTTCAGTGTAATGACCCTGTTTACACTCTTGAGATGTGTATGACTGGTTTGAACAGGGAGAAGGCATCTGTCTTCTACAAAACTGAAGAAAGTTCGGCTGCTCACATGACTGTTAGATCTGGCATCAGGAAGATCCTCCCCAAGTCTGAGATAtgtgattttgagtttgaaccCTGTGGTTATTCTATGAATTCTATTGAAGGAGCTGCTGTTTCAACCATTCACATTACCCCGGAGGACGGCTTTAGCTATGCCAGCTTTGAATCTGTTGGATATGATCCTAAAACCACTGAGTTGGGTCCCCTGGTTGAGAGGGTGCTTGCATGTTTTGAGCCAGCTGAGTTCTCTATTGCTCTGCATGCTGATGTTGCTACCAAGTTACTGGAGCGTGTTTGCTCTGTTGATGTTAAGGGCTACTCTCTTGCTGAGTGGAGTCCAGAAGAGTTTGGCAAAGGCGGTTCCATTGTCTACCAGAAGTTCACTAGAACTCCTTACTGTGAATCTCCCAAGTCCGTTCTGAAGGGCTGCTGGAAGGAGGAAGAGAAAGAAGGAAAGGAGTAG